Proteins encoded by one window of Cylindrospermum stagnale PCC 7417:
- a CDS encoding PP2C family serine/threonine-protein phosphatase, whose translation MMQCSNCGAAVVVGDKFCEECGASLTSLACEKCGAGIKAIDPEGYCSQCGFRQVPVEREHLEVIINSHLAGVSDRGLRHRRNEDFLALQLVSGTQAYILVVCDGVSSSDQPDLAAQTAALNACQSAATALKGNNPESATKLAFTTALASVCNIPYKSSANLDPPSTTIVTAIVQEGTATIGWLGDSRAYWISANSSQQLTRDDSWLTEVVAEGKITAAEASQSPHAHAITRWLGADAMEDAIPSIVNFTIPGSGYLLLCTDGLWNYAPEATQLANLVQQSSGKDAMPTAGYAYAISHSLVEFARNCGGHDNITVAVLSIL comes from the coding sequence ATGATGCAATGTTCAAACTGCGGTGCTGCCGTTGTAGTAGGTGACAAGTTTTGTGAAGAATGCGGGGCATCTCTGACATCTTTAGCTTGTGAAAAATGCGGTGCAGGAATTAAAGCGATTGATCCTGAGGGGTATTGTTCTCAATGTGGATTTCGCCAAGTTCCTGTAGAACGTGAGCACCTCGAAGTGATAATTAACTCGCATCTGGCAGGTGTTAGCGATCGCGGACTCAGACACCGACGTAACGAAGATTTCCTCGCCCTACAACTTGTATCTGGCACTCAGGCGTATATTCTCGTAGTTTGCGATGGCGTTTCTAGTTCCGATCAACCAGACTTAGCAGCCCAAACCGCTGCTCTCAATGCCTGTCAGTCCGCAGCTACTGCCTTAAAGGGGAACAATCCAGAATCAGCAACCAAATTAGCCTTTACCACTGCCTTGGCATCAGTATGTAATATCCCTTATAAATCAAGTGCCAATTTAGATCCCCCCTCAACCACCATTGTTACTGCCATTGTTCAAGAGGGCACTGCTACTATTGGCTGGCTAGGCGATAGCCGTGCTTATTGGATTTCTGCCAATAGCTCCCAGCAGTTAACTAGAGATGATTCCTGGCTAACTGAAGTGGTAGCAGAGGGTAAAATAACCGCAGCAGAAGCTAGCCAATCGCCTCATGCTCACGCAATTACCCGTTGGTTAGGGGCAGATGCAATGGAAGATGCCATTCCCTCGATTGTCAACTTTACTATTCCTGGTTCAGGATATCTGCTGCTGTGTACCGATGGATTGTGGAATTATGCCCCAGAAGCAACGCAGCTGGCTAACTTGGTACAGCAGTCATCAGGTAAAGATGCGATGCCTACGGCGGGCTATGCCTACGCCATCTCTCACTCACTTGTCGAGTTTGCGCGTAACTGCGGCGGACATGACAATATTACTGTTGCGGTTTTGTCTATTTTATGA
- a CDS encoding serine/threonine-protein kinase: MEGLRCSRNGCTGTIEDDYCNVCGLAAVKTPVVSQKQSATITGRNSSVTTNTGSSPLTNRSKGSRRTSSTSARSSRRQLGAGLISVPELPSTEPEKAIIPNPQVPDNKRFCGNCNHPLRREKGFCSKCGQKFSFIPSLKRGDLVVGQYEVKGAIAFGGLGWIYLGFDQTLSRYVVLKGLLNTEDASSAAVAVAERQFLAAVKHSNIVGIYNFVNHNNEGFIVMEYVGGQTLKEIRKSRGPLPVAEAIAYIHRILSAFAYLHSLGLVYCDFKPDNIMVEGGDVKLIDLGGVRRLDDPDGDIYGTVGYSAPEAGEGPTIVSDLYTLGRTLAVLLTEIKGFSKEHLYKLPSPQEEPLFAEQESLYRFLIKATAENADDRFQSADEMADQLLGVLREVVAIATNIPRPYASNLFGGDMLALTNSGDFELITADYRQLPIPLLDSSDSGFNAVLNASAIADPVKRCVSLEVVVQQYPTSKEAWLRLANSLIDAGEYNEAEQAIAKVEAKDPWDWRVFWYRGRSLMAQGKLQEAQQTIDQAYFDLPGEVAPKLALGLAAEQAQNYQLAIKMYDLVSRTDPGYVSASFGLGRCLCATGDRLGAVKALERVPPTSNLFTRSRVEIARSLIDSDRTMPGTQELKAASAAVETLTLEGIDRYRLTKQVLETALKLLTSRTLKAAADLKILGQPFEEKPLRCGLEKTLRDMAHLASGNEKIPLVDQANRVRPRTLF, from the coding sequence ATGGAAGGCTTACGCTGCTCAAGAAATGGATGCACTGGTACTATTGAAGATGACTATTGCAACGTCTGCGGACTAGCAGCGGTGAAAACTCCAGTAGTTAGCCAAAAGCAAAGCGCAACTATCACGGGTAGGAATTCATCGGTTACCACAAATACCGGTTCTTCACCGCTAACTAACCGTTCCAAGGGTTCACGGCGTACCAGTAGCACCTCTGCCCGCAGTAGCCGCAGACAGTTGGGTGCAGGATTAATCTCTGTGCCAGAACTGCCTTCAACGGAGCCAGAAAAAGCGATAATTCCCAACCCGCAAGTACCAGATAACAAACGATTCTGCGGCAATTGCAATCATCCGCTGCGACGGGAAAAAGGATTTTGTAGCAAGTGCGGACAGAAGTTTTCGTTTATTCCTAGCCTCAAAAGAGGTGATTTAGTTGTCGGGCAATATGAAGTTAAAGGGGCGATCGCATTTGGTGGTTTAGGTTGGATTTACTTGGGTTTTGATCAAACCCTGTCTCGCTACGTCGTCCTCAAAGGACTGCTGAATACAGAAGACGCTTCTAGTGCCGCTGTTGCTGTAGCAGAAAGGCAATTTTTGGCAGCAGTGAAACACTCGAATATTGTGGGGATCTACAACTTTGTTAACCACAATAACGAGGGTTTTATTGTGATGGAGTATGTCGGGGGTCAAACTTTGAAGGAAATTCGTAAGAGTCGGGGCCCCTTACCAGTGGCAGAAGCGATCGCCTATATTCACCGCATCCTCAGCGCCTTTGCTTATTTGCATTCTTTGGGGTTGGTATACTGCGACTTCAAGCCAGATAATATTATGGTTGAGGGCGGCGATGTGAAATTAATTGATTTAGGTGGTGTTCGCCGTCTCGATGACCCCGATGGTGATATCTACGGTACTGTCGGCTATAGTGCCCCCGAAGCCGGGGAAGGTCCGACAATCGTTTCTGATTTATATACTCTTGGTCGAACTTTGGCGGTGTTGCTGACGGAAATTAAGGGTTTTAGCAAAGAACACCTTTATAAATTGCCCAGTCCTCAAGAAGAACCCCTGTTTGCTGAACAAGAATCACTTTATCGGTTTTTAATCAAAGCTACCGCTGAAAATGCTGATGATCGATTTCAGTCAGCAGATGAAATGGCAGATCAGTTATTGGGTGTACTGCGGGAAGTGGTGGCGATCGCCACGAATATTCCCCGTCCTTATGCTAGCAACTTATTTGGTGGCGATATGCTGGCTCTCACCAATAGTGGAGATTTTGAATTAATTACCGCCGACTATCGGCAATTGCCTATACCGTTGTTAGATTCTAGCGATTCTGGCTTTAATGCTGTACTCAATGCCAGTGCGATTGCCGATCCTGTCAAGCGATGTGTGAGTTTAGAGGTTGTTGTCCAGCAATATCCTACATCCAAGGAAGCATGGTTGCGTTTGGCAAATAGCTTAATTGACGCGGGTGAATACAATGAAGCAGAACAAGCGATCGCTAAAGTTGAGGCTAAAGATCCTTGGGACTGGCGAGTTTTTTGGTATCGGGGGCGATCGCTCATGGCACAGGGTAAACTCCAAGAGGCACAGCAAACAATCGACCAAGCTTATTTTGATTTACCGGGGGAGGTAGCGCCGAAACTAGCTTTGGGACTAGCAGCAGAACAGGCGCAAAATTACCAACTAGCAATTAAGATGTATGACTTAGTATCCCGCACCGATCCTGGTTATGTATCGGCGTCGTTTGGATTAGGGCGTTGTCTTTGTGCGACAGGCGATCGTCTGGGTGCGGTGAAGGCGTTAGAACGGGTACCGCCAACTTCTAATTTGTTTACGCGATCGCGTGTAGAAATTGCCCGGAGTTTAATTGATAGCGATCGCACGATGCCAGGAACCCAAGAACTTAAAGCAGCTTCAGCAGCAGTTGAAACCCTTACCTTGGAAGGTATTGACCGCTATCGCCTAACTAAACAAGTCTTGGAAACTGCCCTAAAATTGCTGACTTCACGCACCTTAAAAGCCGCCGCCGATTTGAAGATTTTGGGACAGCCATTTGAGGAAAAGCCTCTGAGGTGCGGCTTAGAAAAAACTTTGCGCGACATGGCACACCTAGCAAGTGGAAATGAGAAAATTCCCTTAGTTGATCAAGCAAATCGAGTACGTCCCAGAACCCTGTTTTAA
- a CDS encoding vWA domain-containing protein, with protein sequence MSNQFKAEVFQNQYLPQGEREVHAIMTVSVEAGEGVAATNSTTRLFGIICDTSGSMGGGKIHAARDAIVKAVNLLPEDAHFFIVTGAAKASVVFPVSPATFEKKQQAIASIKNILANGGTLMSTWLTEGLTQFKKMPNAVRQALLLTDGQNDDSDEQQLNQVLQQCEGVFQCDCRGVGTDWRVAQLQLIAGKLLGTTDIIPNADMIAADFRAILEKAMSKDVSDVAMRLWTPQGAKILFCKQVSPDIVDLTHRAKSVKPQVVDYPTGAWGVKESRDYHFCIEVNPGNVGDEMLAGRASLVYTLNGTETKIAEARILATWTDDDAKSTKIDRRVAHYTGQAELAQSIQEGLEARAQGDIEMATAKLGKAVKLAHESGNEATAKLLKTVVDIQDAPTGTVRLKREVAKEDAMALETRSTKTTRIPKS encoded by the coding sequence ATGTCTAACCAATTTAAAGCCGAAGTCTTTCAAAATCAATACCTTCCCCAAGGAGAGAGAGAAGTTCACGCCATCATGACTGTCAGCGTTGAAGCAGGTGAAGGAGTAGCGGCAACGAATAGTACTACCAGACTCTTTGGCATTATTTGTGATACCTCTGGTTCAATGGGAGGCGGCAAGATTCATGCTGCTAGGGATGCCATAGTTAAAGCTGTTAATTTGCTGCCAGAAGATGCCCACTTCTTTATCGTTACTGGTGCGGCTAAAGCTAGCGTGGTGTTTCCGGTGTCTCCAGCGACATTTGAGAAAAAGCAGCAGGCGATCGCATCGATTAAAAATATCTTAGCTAACGGTGGCACTCTCATGTCTACCTGGCTAACTGAAGGGCTGACACAGTTTAAAAAAATGCCTAACGCAGTCCGTCAAGCATTACTGCTCACAGATGGACAGAACGATGATTCTGATGAGCAGCAACTGAATCAGGTTTTACAGCAGTGTGAAGGGGTTTTTCAATGTGATTGTCGGGGTGTGGGCACTGACTGGCGAGTAGCTCAACTCCAGCTAATTGCAGGCAAACTCCTGGGTACAACTGATATTATTCCTAACGCAGACATGATTGCCGCCGACTTTCGGGCGATTCTCGAAAAAGCGATGAGCAAAGATGTGAGCGATGTTGCTATGCGTCTATGGACACCCCAAGGAGCAAAAATCCTGTTTTGCAAACAAGTGAGTCCCGATATTGTAGACCTTACCCATCGCGCCAAATCAGTTAAACCTCAAGTTGTTGATTACCCCACCGGTGCTTGGGGTGTTAAAGAGTCCCGTGATTACCACTTCTGCATTGAGGTAAATCCGGGTAATGTTGGGGATGAGATGTTAGCAGGTAGAGCCAGCCTAGTGTATACCCTCAACGGCACTGAAACCAAAATCGCCGAAGCCCGAATTTTGGCGACTTGGACAGATGATGATGCCAAATCTACCAAAATTGACAGGCGGGTTGCTCATTACACCGGACAGGCAGAACTAGCACAGTCTATTCAGGAGGGATTAGAGGCTCGCGCTCAGGGTGATATTGAAATGGCAACTGCGAAGTTAGGCAAAGCTGTAAAATTGGCTCATGAATCGGGTAACGAGGCAACTGCTAAACTTCTAAAAACCGTAGTTGATATCCAGGATGCGCCAACGGGTACAGTGCGGCTCAAGCGAGAAGTGGCAAAAGAAGACGCGATGGCGTTGGAAACTCGTTCTACTAAAACCACTCGCATTCCTAAATCTTAG
- a CDS encoding FHA domain-containing protein: MSTYRCPKGHKSTESDFCSECGAKIQGIPELLELAKNAIASKVTPEICPACSAPREPDTGDFCEICGYNFVSGAHGEVPITISSPPVQFVEQQGKSPIVGWEVVVKIDSSLRHPNSPEPPINQEAIAFRLNKETNLIGRNSQVRAVNPEIALDFDGAVSHRHAVLNLQADGGLTLRDIGSSNGTQFKGVELEPMTDVPLQDGDEFTLGHWTRIIVQAIRQLS; the protein is encoded by the coding sequence ATGTCTACATACAGATGTCCTAAAGGACACAAATCAACAGAATCGGATTTTTGTTCAGAGTGCGGCGCCAAAATTCAGGGGATACCTGAACTACTAGAGTTAGCTAAAAATGCCATCGCCTCAAAAGTAACGCCAGAAATCTGCCCAGCTTGCAGCGCTCCCCGTGAGCCTGATACTGGAGATTTTTGTGAGATTTGCGGTTACAACTTTGTCAGCGGAGCACATGGCGAAGTTCCGATTACCATTAGTTCTCCCCCCGTGCAATTTGTAGAGCAGCAGGGAAAATCTCCGATAGTTGGCTGGGAGGTTGTGGTGAAAATAGATTCATCTCTGCGTCATCCCAACAGCCCAGAACCACCAATCAATCAAGAAGCGATCGCATTTCGCCTCAATAAGGAAACTAACTTGATTGGGCGCAATAGCCAAGTCCGGGCAGTTAACCCAGAAATTGCCCTAGATTTTGATGGTGCTGTATCCCACCGCCATGCTGTATTAAACTTGCAAGCAGACGGGGGGTTAACTCTGCGCGATATTGGCTCTTCTAACGGTACACAATTCAAGGGCGTGGAATTAGAACCAATGACGGATGTACCACTGCAAGACGGTGACGAATTTACCCTAGGGCACTGGACTCGAATCATTGTTCAAGCTATCCGCCAATTATCCTAA